Proteins co-encoded in one Populus trichocarpa isolate Nisqually-1 chromosome 10, P.trichocarpa_v4.1, whole genome shotgun sequence genomic window:
- the LOC7475588 gene encoding zinc finger protein JAGGED translates to MRHENNPLDLNNLPEDYSRDGKQVLDEGSSSGYRKKKSGAKNGKEEGDKVYECRFCSLKFCKSQALGGHMNRHRQERETETLNRARQLVFNSDTLAAPGGHPGCHPMGTGSYIPAGNIGDPFRSVYPPRLFPGSSSTLLPAPPNQHPHQSYLYTPPSRLPAYKSQYPQQPINDYYIGHVLNNTSQTYPSHQNMNYNMGGSESNYTCIGAPVGHGGFGPGSSRSTEGSGRDGSLSNQEEGLNWGRNHAAGGQQQCLDHPSSINRFQDGF, encoded by the exons AT GAGACACGAGAATAACCCATTAGACCTCAACAACTTGCCTGAGGATTACTCTAGAGATGGTAAACAAGTCCTTGATGAAGGCTCCTCCTCTG gctacaggaaaaagaaaagcgGCGCTAAGAATGGGAAAGAAGAGGGTGATAAGGTCTACGAGTGTAGGTTTTGTTCCCTCAAGTTCTGCAAATCTCAAGCTCTTGGAGGGCACATGAACCGACACAGACAAG AGAGGGAGACAGAAACATTGAACCGGGCTCGCCAACTGGTGTTCAATAGTGATACTTTAGCAGCCCCTGGGGGTCATCCAGG CTGCCATCCGATGGGAACAGGGAGCTACATTCCAGCAGGCAACATTGGAGATCCATTTAGATCTGTGTACCCACCAAGACTGTTCCCTGGCTCTTCATCAACTCTCTTACCAGCACCACCAAATCAACATCCTCATCAATCATATCTATACACGCCTCCTTCACGCCTCCCGGCTTATAAATCGCAGTATCCTCAACAGCCCATCAACGATTACTACATTGGACATGTACTCAACAACACTTCACAAACATACCCTTCCCACCAGAACATGAACTACAACATGGGTGGCTCAGAATCCAATTACACTTGCATTGGTGCACCGGTAGGTCATGGTGGGTTCGGACCTGGTTCAAGCCGTAGCACGGAAGGAAGTGGTAGAGATGGATCACTGAGCAATCAGGAGGAAGGTTTGAATTGGGGAAGGAACCATGCAGCAGGAGGACAGCAGCAGTGTTTGGATCATCCTTCATCGATCAATCGGTTTCAAGATGGGTTTtaa